A single Perca flavescens isolate YP-PL-M2 chromosome 2, PFLA_1.0, whole genome shotgun sequence DNA region contains:
- the smcr8b gene encoding guanine nucleotide exchange protein smcr8b, protein MIGSPDLLAFTATEGFGEREEDEGLPEELSVPLSPPSNPWTTSAQFHRDFILVAEFSEQVGPKPVLTIPDDPRVIGSFDLNHFSVRIMSVDYQASGPSNTPPASPGPRLNFNEDSKVVLGDSAEDAFAYVHHMTLYDLEARGMVRPFCMAYVCSDQKKLMENFSELSTCFSQASDSLKTGNRQAFSMELQRKLQELAYRRLTLLQETELQRPTNGFTEEGEAAGELEAVERSILIHRDLLRQVTSYPNRKLKQPDFLPYDPTDSLADPTSLLPPEPCPPLSTSCRSERRLKPLHELCNDYFLSLTKEQLADTERRLRGDRSALRTACATRSLSRRLTLTNFLFELWSPEDGDEEESQSAEAELQRTAGSKSGLEMFQSEPMSLESFFSCVEEIPIQLEAGEAGTVTPDPNVAPEMTGSISSGDSIEVLGTEKSYRTQRGVAGSDSRETPVGMTDTSCRRATGDSGARHVRAYARRANSEDSIEVLSTTESIFPDDLTAITEEEAEHQLLSNGVENGKAMLTESESDDALKERKTSNATTLVNQDENKEPVGEDGSIVDREETLKQTAVNGEIKIKEEQIVECLKSSKVHDDNSPEKTSKLLQVEEAVESTPQWSEVRQKVQPVPELHVHLAPPVAVAEADCWSPPCGPLRLPSVDEASDCTSFTGSSDPPSPTQNVHSNSRSKPRRRRKAGLRALRFLKQNSFSQHAVFCLLSGRPLVVIGGDESLVTKLLDALSLFLPSPGPDGNAVMPCLTTPLQLTDLLTWRLIGIHRSSSSSSASILHSLTRYSRYLALLDLDQRTLRCPSYSGSLIGRLAVPYARISRGITYLLHLESCLTALANQALLYTFSPALQHPTAAGGNNGTEGADFLVTRGICSSECDLRVMHFLCDLIKQRHTGRGPPVLRFSYNSMHLHRNTYAA, encoded by the exons ATGATCGGGTCACCGGACCTGCTGGCCTTCACCGCCACTGAGGGGTTTGGGGAACGAGAGGAGGACGAGGGTCTACCTGAAGAGCTCTCTGTCCCCCTTTCGCCTCCATCCAACCCCTGGACCACCTCAGCCCAGTTTCACAGAGACTTTATACTGGTGGCGGAATTTTCAGAGcag GTGGGGCCCAAGCCTGTGCTGACAATACCGGACGACCCCAGAGTCATCGGATCATTTGACCTCAACCACTTCTCTGTTCGCATCATGTCTGTGGACTACCAGGCGTCCGGCCCCAGCAACACTCCTCCTGCGTCCCCCGGCCCCCGCCTCAACTTCAACGAGGACTCCAAAGTGGTTCTGGGAGATTCGGCGGAGGACGCGTTTGCCTACGTTCACCACATGACCCTGTATGACCTGGAGGCTCGGGGCATGGTGCGTCCCTTCTGCATGGCGTACGTGTGTTCGGACCAGAAGAAGCTGATGGAGAACTTCTCCGAGCTGTCGACGTGCTTCTCTCAGGCCTCCGACAGCCTCAAGACGGGAAACAGACAAGCATTTTCTATGGAGCTACAGAGAAAATTACAGGAGCTTGC GTACAGGCGCTTGACTCTGCTACAGGAGACCGAACTTCAGAGGCCGACGAATGGCTTCACAGAGGAGGGAGAAGCAGCAGGGGAGCTTGAAGCTGTAGAGCGTTCAATCTTAATTCATAGAGACCTCCTCCGCCAGGTCACTTCCTACCCAAACAGGAAGCTCAAACAGCCTGACTTTCTGCCTTACGACCCAACTGACTCCCTCGCTGATCCGACCTCCTTACTACCTCCCGAGCcctgcccccccctctccaccTCCTGCAGGTCTGAGCGACGTCTGAAGCCTCTGCACGAGCTTTGCAACGACTACTTCCTGTCGCTGACCAAGGAGCAGCTCGCTGACACAGAGCGCCGCCTGCGTGGCGACAGGAGTGCGTTGCGGACAGCTTGTGCCACGCGGTCGTTGTCCAGGAGGCTCACGCTCACCAACTTCCTGTTCGAGCTGTGGAGCCCAGAGGacggagatgaggaggagagccAGAGCGCCGAGGCGGAGCTGCAGAGGACGGCAGGAAGTAAGAGCGGCCTGGAGATGTTCCAGTCAGAACCGATGAGCCTGGAGTCCTTCTTCTCCTGCGTGGAGGAGATTCCCATCCAACTGGAGGCAGGAGAAGCTGGGACAGTGACCCCTGACCCCAACGTTGCCCCGGAGATGACAGGAAGCATCAGCAGCGGCGACAGCATTGAAGTGCTCGGGACTGAGAAGTCTTATCGGACGCAGCGTGGCGTCGCTGGATCTGACAGCAGAG AAACTCCCGTTGGGATGACGGACACCTCTTGCAGGCGAGCCACAGGAGATTCAGGCGCCAGGCATGTGAGAGCGTACGCCAGACGAGCCAACAGCGAGGACAGCATCGAGGTACTGAGTACCACCGAGTCCATCTTTCCTGACGACCTCACCGCCATCACAGAGGAAGAAGCAGAGCACCAACTGCTGAGTAACGGCGTCGAGAATGGGAAGGCGATGCTGACAGAGAGTGAATCTGACGATGCCCTCAAGGAGAGGAAGACATCGAATGCAACTACTTTAGTAAATCAGGATGAAAACAAAGAGCCTGTTGGGGAAGATGGCAGTATCGTTGACAGAGAAGAAACCTTAAAGCAAACAGCTGTTAATGGTGAGATTAAAATCAAAGAGGAGCAGATCGTTGAATGTTTGAAGAGCAGTAAAGTCCATGATGACAACAGTCCTGAGAAGACGTCCAAACTACTGCAAG TTGAAGAAGCAGTGGAGTCGACGCCTCAGTGGTCTGAAGTCCGTCAGAAAGTCCAGCCGGTGCCCGAGCTTCATGTCCACTTGGCCCCTCCTGTTGCCGTGGCGGAGGCTGACTGCTGGTCTCCGCCCTGCGGTCCTCTCCGGCTGCCGAGCGTCGACGAGGCGTCCGACTGCACCAGCTTCACCGGCTCCTCGGACCCGCCCTCTCCCACCCAAAACGTCCACAGCAACAGCCGCTCGAAACCGAGGAGGAGACGGAAGGCTGGACTCAGAGCCCTCAGGTTCCTCAAGCAGAACTCCTTCTCCCAGCATGCCGTGTTTTGTCTCCTGAGCGGCCGGCCGCTGGTCGTCATCGGAGGAGACGAGAGTTTGGTCACAAAGCTGCTGGACGCTCTGAGTCTCTTCCTGCCGTCCCCTGGTCCTGATGGAAACGCCGTGATGCCGTGTTTGACCACGCCGCTCCAGCTGACCGACCTGCTCACCTGGAGACTGATAGGAATACACCG ATCGTCCTCCAGCTCCTCAGCCAGCATTCTTCACTCTCTGACTCGCTACAGTCGTTATTTGGCCCTGTTGGATCTGGACCAGAGGACGCTGCGCTGTCCGTCATACTCCGGCTCGCTCATCGGCAGACTGGCTGTCCCTTACGCCCGCATTAGCAGAGGCATCACCTACCTGCTGCACCTGGAGAGCTGCCTGACTGCACTGGCCAACCAGGCTCTGCTGTACACGTTTAGTCCTGCGTTACAACATCCAACCGCTGCTGGAGGCAACAATGGCACAGAGGGAGCGGACTTCCTGGTCACGCGAGGGATCTGTAGCAGTGAGTGCGATTTGAGAGTGATGCATTTCCTGTGCGACCTCATCAAACAGCGCCACACAGGGCGTGGACCACCGGTTTTAAGATTCTCTTACAACTCAATGCACCTGCACAGAAATACATATGCAGCCTAA